CTCGTGCAGCCCCCGAGGGCCATTACTGCCCGGTAAGGACCCGGCCCACGGCTCGGAGCACCGGGAAACGCTGGGCGAGGCACCGGACACGCGCACGGCTCCGGGCAAGAGCCGCTCGCAGGCCAACTCGGGAGTTCAGCAGCTGCCGtcaccagctcctgcctcccgacttcccttttttctttttttttaaaaaaaaataataagctgCTCTTCGTCCCTCAAGCAAAGTTGAGGCGGGAAAAGCAAAACCGGCACAACCAGAGGCgcaggggggaggaggaggaggagcagcgcAGCCGACATCCGCGGATGCGTGAACAGAAAGGGGACGTGCGCGGTAACGAGTCGATGTGCGCGAGCACAAGGGAACAAACCGCTCAAACccccaaaatacagaaattgtGCTGGCAGAGGCTGCGCGGCCGCGGCTCCCCGGGACACGGCCCCCGCAGCGGCTcgttggggtgcgggggggctcccccagcccagcgccGAGGCAAAGGGGCCCCTCCCCAGGCTGCGAGGCGGCACCTGAACCTCTGAAATAACCCTGAATTGCTCCGGCGggtccgtctgtccgtccgtcccccgcctgcccgcccagccccgccagGCTGCGGTACGGCCGGCTCCAGCGCGCGTCAGCCCACAACGCCTCCCGGGTACTTTTTAAATAGagagatgactttttttttcttttttttttaaaaaaaaaaaagaaaaatagatttttttttattcgAAAGAGCCCTTTTGGTGCCCAGCGGAGCCCCAGCTGCCCGGCCCCGCTCAGCGCTGCAACGGCCGACGCACCTTCTTCCGCCTCTTGTGCTTCGAGTCGCCCTTGGGGGCTGCACCCTCGGCCCTGgggggggcccccggggggggctgcggcccccgggggggcggggggcggcgggaaggGCCCCCCAGGCATCGGACCTGAGCTCCCCTGAAAGACGCGGGTGAAGAAATCCTGCAGGTCGGCAGCCGAGGTGGGGCTGCCCTTGGAGGCGCTTCTgcggggggggaaaaaggggtgtttgggggggcCCGGCCGAGCTGGGAGCCCCCCCGGGACGGGGATCGGGGTGTCGGTGGGGCCCCACCTctgccgcccgcccggcccggcgctgcgGGAGCCGAAGGAGATGTGATAGGGGACGCGGTGGGTGTCCGGCGAGATGCCCACGCGCTGGCAGCCGGCCCACTCTGCGAGAGACACGCGGCCGCCGGTCACGCTGCGGCGAGGACGGGGGGGACACGGCGgcgcccggggacccccccaagGCAGCACCCACCCGTGATGTCGTAGATCTTGCCGTCCATCATGGCGAAGTAGGTGATCTTCAGCCCCAGCAGGCTGGACTCGGCCCAGAAGTCGCCCTCCTCGGCGGGGTGCAGCCCCCCGCACTCGGCGCAGTACCGGGCGCTCAGGGGGTCTCGGTCCATCTCGAACCTCCTGCAGTGAAGGGGGGCTGGTTCCCATCCCCGCCGCAGCGGCCCCCACTCtgctccccactccccccccccccatcaccccacaTTTTTGGGGGCTCCGGGACCTACTTGTGCTTCCCCTGGCACTTGCTGCACATCATGGTGTTCATGGCCTCCCTCAGGTCGTCCTGCAGCCGGCTCAGGAACTCGCTCATGGACCTCGTCAGCTCGCTCTCCGCCATCCGCttgctgcggggaggggggaaacgTTGACCCCGGCACCCCCAAACCAaccctccccgtgcccccccgcggcccccacTCACAGCTCGTACTCCTTCCTCCGCTCGGGGCTGCTGACGATGTCCCAGGCCGCCCGCAGCACCTTGAACGCCGCCTCCGCCCCGGGGTGCTCGTTCTTGTCCGGGTGCACCTGGAGGAGCAGAAAAACCTCAGCGCCACGTCCCCGGCTTGGGGGGGAACgacccccagcgcccccccccaacccctgccaCGCACCAGCACGGCCAGCCGGCGATAGGCCTTCCTCAGCTCGGCGTCCGACGCCGTCGCCTCCACGCCCAGCACCTGGAAGGGGTTCAGCTCCTCCTCGGGCACCTCCGCCATGGCCACCAAGCGGTTCACCTCCTccccggcggcgggagcccccCCGTCGCGACCGGGCGCCGCGTCCCCCGTCCCGCCTGTCCGACCCCCCCCGGGCGCCCAGGGGGGAACCCGCCGCCTCTGCAGCCAGTCCCAGAGGTGGCGGCACGCCCGGCTCTCCCCGAGGAGCCCCCACGTCCTGCGCAGCGCGGCCGCGTCCAGCAGCGCCAGCAGCCGGGCCGCTCGCGGGCTCCCGGCCACCCGCTGCGCGCCGGCGGCCAGCGCGGCCGAGCCCACACGCCAGCAGAGCCGCAGGCTGCCCGCCAGCAgcacgaggaggaggaggaggagggcgcaGAGCATCCAGAGCAAGCGCAGGAACAGCCCTGCCCCGGCCCACAGCCACCGGGCCGCCCTCAGCGACCCGCTGCGGGCCCGCTGGCCCACTCGCCGGCCCCAGCTCCGCACACTGGCCCGCGCCCAGCCCGGGTCGCCGAGGCGGCAGCAGGAGCCGAGCAGTCGCCCGATGGCCTCCGCGCCCTGGGCCAGCGCCTGGGCCAGCAGCCCCCGGTAGCCGGCCAGCTCCTCCGCCGGCCCCGGCGACTCGGTGCCGTCGCCGCGGCTCCTCTTCCGCACCGGCCGGTGCCGCTTGCCCGCGCCGCCCTCGCGCCGGCCGCCGTCCTCCTTCTCCTTGGGGGCCGAGCGATGCCTCTGACGCCTCCGCAGCCTTCGGCCTCCCTTCCCCGCGCCGTCCTCGTCCTCCTCGCCATCCTCCTGCCCGCGGGGCAGCACCGGGGCCCGGTTGGGGCAGGTGAGGCTGCAGGATCCGTCCCGCCGCTCGGCCGCGGGGCTCGGGGGGGCGACCGGCTCCCCCCGGCAGCGGCAGGCGCAGGGGCGGCCCCCGGCGCTCGGGAACGGCAGCTCGGGGTCGCGGTCGTCGTCCTCCTCCAGGCCGGGGCCCGGCGGCCGCCCGCAGCTCCCGTTCCAGGCAGCGCTGCCCCCCGCGGGGACACCGCCatccccgggggggtcccggctccAGCCGGGGCCGTCGCTTCCTTCGGCCGCCGCCGCTTCCCGGTACCGGGGCTGCTCCATCCCGGCGGCCCCGCTGGCCCCCGCCGGGCCTAGGTCACGGCCATCCCGCCAGGCCCTGGGAACGGCAGCGGGGTCAGCGCAGCCCCCGGGGAACCCCCGACCGGCCCCGGGGCGACCCCCGGTACCCGCCCCGGGGACGCTGTTGGACCGATTTCGGGGGATTTCACCCCAAAGGCGCCGCTCTGGGGATGatgcggaggggggggcggcccccaccggggggctggcggggagcccgggggggcGGGGACTCACCgcgccggtgccggtgccggcgggggggggggtcgccgccgcctcccgcccccccccggggtccctcACCCGCCGCACTTCCGCcttccgcccgccgccgccgctacCGCCTCCCACTTCCGGGGGCGGGGCCCAGCGCGGCCGCGTCATCCCCGACCCCGCCCCTTAAAGCGGcagcgcccccggcccggccccccccgcggcccccgccggaGGGGCCCCGGCGGCCCCCGCTGACCCCGTCACGTGTCCCCGCGCACAAAGCGCCTCTGTCCcggccgggggccgcggcggcgcccACGGGTGTCCCGGCCCCACGCGGGGCCCCTCCCGGCCCCACGGAACGgggctcccacagcccccccgggcccgcagcccccgccccacggcccggccccgcgcgggaccccccggcggccccgccccggccccgcccccggcggaGTCTCGGCTCcgtggccgggccgggccccaCCGCGACCCCCGGGACCGGCGGCGAGTGGGTGagtcccggggcggggcggggaccGAGCGGCGCCCCCGGCCCGGAGCCCTCCCGCCCCCACCCCCAGCGCTCCCAGTGCGGCAGCCCCGGACagcgccgccccccgcccagacccccagcagctcccagttccccctcccagtgctcccagtgctcccagtagctcccagtttcccctcccagcagctcccagagcccccagcagcaACCAgttccccctcccagtgccctcagcttgctgtccccagcagctcccagttccccctcccagtgcccccagcagctcccagtgccccctcccagtgttcccagtgctcccagctcgctctccccagcagctccccgtTCCCCCTCCCAGCACTCgcagccctccccgccccggcagcTCCCCGCAAGTTTCCAGCGCCCCAGCCCAGTCCTCCCAGTAGCCACCAGTCCCCCCAGCCCAGTTCCCCCACGATGtaccccccctcccgccgcggcgcCGCTGCCAGAtgtgggtgtggggagggggggggggggcgctcacCCACCGCCCGCAGAGCCCGGGGAAGGCCGCTGGGTGCCGAGGGGGGGCGAGGGGCTcagcaccccaccccccccagtccccgcagcccccgggcgaTGGAGCCcggcgccccccccgcgccccactGCGCCCTGGAGCCCCGACCCCCCTACGAACCCGTCCCCGCCGCCCTCTGCGCCCTCGGGGCCCTCTTCGGCGTCGTCTGCGGCTGCTTTGGTGagggggggcacggcggggggacagggctggggggggcagagctgggagggacagggctggggggcagagctgtgggggaCAGAACTGGGGGGCACAGAACTGggggggcagagcgggggggcacagagctggggggACAGAACTGGGGGGCAGAGTGGGGGGGGCAGAGTGGGGGGGCGCAGAACTGGGTACGGAACTGGGGGGCACAGAACTGGGGCACACTTGGGGGGCACGGCAGACTCATGGTGAGGAGCTTTGCATGGTGGGGGTCaaggaggggggtgtggggggggcacAGCCACGGGGCACAGTCCCAGGGGACACCGTGGGGCACAGGCGGGGCAGCCCCTGGTGACGCCCCCGTGCCCGCGCCAGGGTACCGCTGCTTCAAGGCCATCATGTTCCTCTCGGGGCTGCTCTTCGGCTCCATCGTCATCTTCCTCCTGTGCTACAAGGAGCGGGTGCTGGAGACGCAGCTGAGCCTGGAGGCCAGCGCCGGCATCGCCCTGGGCATCGGGCTGCTCTGCGGGCTGGTCACCATGCTGCTGCGCAGCGTCGGGCTCTTCACCACCGGGCTACTGCTGGGGCTACTGCTGGCCACGGCCGCGCTGGTGGCGGCCGCGCCGGTGCTGCCGCCGCCGAGCCCCTGGGTGCCGGCGGGCAGTTTGCTGGGGCTGGCGCTGCTCTGCGCCCTCCTGGCGCTGCAGTGGCCGAAGGCGCTGACCGTCCTCTCCACCGGCGTCTTCGGCGCCGCCGTCGTCGTGGTTTGCGCCGATTATTTCGTGGAGGGGCTGGCGCTGGTGCTCTACGTCTACGACCGGCTGCGGCTGGCGCCGGCGCGGCCGCTGTGCTGGCCCGGCTGGGTGGTGCTGGGCGCGTGGCCGCTGCTCGGCCTCCTCGCCGTCCTGCTCCAGTGGAAGCTGACGGCCGACGGCTTCTCCCACACCGACGGTGAGCACGGCGGGGGGTGAGCCCCTTCCCGgggggagctgggtgctgggaggacccctgggggggcaggggggagtgggggggaggatggggatgggatgggacagggacacagtggggacagggacaggatggaGACGGGAtgggacaggggtggggacacagtggggacagggacggggtgggacagggacacagggaggacaggatggggacggggacaagGATAGGATGGGaatggggacggggacagggatggggctgggatgggacagggatgggacagaGATAGGGACACGATGGGaatggggacaaggatggggacaggaacaggatggggacagggtcaGGCATAGGATGGAgattgggatggggacaggatgggacagggacagggacggggatgGAGACAggatgggacagggatggggacagggacaggatggagatggggatgggatggggacagggacaggacagggatggggacaaaatggggatggggatggggacagggtcaGGCATAGGATGGagactgggatggggacagggatggggatgggacagggacaggacggggatggggacgggatGGCTACGGGCCAGAGCTGGGGAAGATGACGCCGGGGACGCGACGGGAAGGGccgtggggacagggatggcGCCGGGGCCGCCGAAGGCTCAGCCCCCGCTCCCTGCAGTCATCCTCAGCCGGCGGCAGAAGCGGCTGCAGCTGCTGCGCATCCGGCAGAAGGAGGCCAAGCGCCGGCAGAGCCTGGCCCCCCCCGAGGGCACCTACCGCCGCAAACCCCCCCCCGTCAAGCGCTACGCGGGCGACGTGCTGGCCCCGGTGAGTccccgccccgggggggccgcggcggcggcggtggggccgCGCtgacccccgtgtccccccagagCTACATCCGGAGCCTGCGGGACCGGCAGCTGGAGAGCGGGACGgcgccggccccccccgccgcccccgagGCCGcctgcggccccgccgcccccccgccccgccgccgcccctgagcccccccccccctccgccccacCGACGTGCCTTGGGGgcgcccgggccccccccccactcccacTGTGCCTGTCCCTTTAAATAGGCAAATGAGGTGCCATATGCCCCGCCTCCCGGAGGGTGTGGCCGGGGGGGCGGAGCTTCAGGGCACGTGGGTGATGTTGGGGacccccaggggctggggggggggtcccccggGGTGGGGCAAACCCAGTGCCCCCGCTCTGCCGCCAGCCCCACACCCACCGcagcccctgacccccccccagccccacggagGGGGGAACCCTGGGGGGCAGCCCCATGCCCCCTCCCCCACTTAAAAATAAAGCCCCACTTTTATTTTTGTAGGACCTACCCAAACGCTGCACACCCCGCGGGCCCAGCCcagctccgccccccccccctctggAGGAGCCTTAAAGCCTTAACCCCCGCGGGGGGGTCTCACCCTGCCATGGggcctccccagccccccagccctgccccaagCCCCCCCAAAGACCACGGGTGGCCCCCGCCCTGGGGatgggcc
The window above is part of the Strix uralensis isolate ZFMK-TIS-50842 chromosome 33, bStrUra1, whole genome shotgun sequence genome. Proteins encoded here:
- the DNAJC14 gene encoding LOW QUALITY PROTEIN: dnaJ homolog subfamily C member 14 (The sequence of the model RefSeq protein was modified relative to this genomic sequence to represent the inferred CDS: deleted 1 base in 1 codon), which gives rise to MEQPRYREAAAAEGSDGPGWSRDPPGDGGVPAGGSAAWNGSCGRPPGPGLEEDDDRDPELPFPSAGGRPCACRCRGEPVAPPSPAAERRDGSCSLTCPNRAPVLPRGQEDGEEDEDGAGKGGRRLRRRQRHRSAPKEKEDGGRREGGAGKRHRPVRKRSRGDGTESPGPAEELAGYRGLLAQALAQGAEAIGRLLGSCCRLGDPGWARASVRSWGRRVGQRARSGSLRAARWLWAGAGLFLRLLWMLCALLLLLLVLLAGSLRLCWRVGSAALAAGAQRVAGSPRAARLLALLDAAALRRTWGLLGESRACRHLWDWLQRRRVPPWAPGGGRTGGTGDAAPGRDGGAPAAGEEVNRLVAMAEVPEEELNPFQVLGVEATASDAELRKAYRRLAVLVHPDKNEHPGAEAAFKVLRAAWDIVSSPERRKEYELKRMAESELTRSMSEFLSRLQDDLREAMNTMMCSKCQGKHKRFEMDRDPLSARYCAECGGLHPAEEGDFWAESSLLGLKITYFAMMDGKIYDITEWAGCQRVGISPDTHRVPYHISFGSRSAGPGGRQRSASKGSPTSAADLQDFFTRVFQGSSGPMPGGPFPPPPAPRGPQPPPGAPPRAEGAAPKGDSKHKRRKKVRRPLQR
- the LOC141936554 gene encoding transmembrane protein 198-like isoform X1 yields the protein MYPPSRRGAAARCGCGEGGGGRSPTARRARGRPLGAEGGRGAQHPTPPSPRSPRAMEPGAPPAPHCALEPRPPYEPVPAALCALGALFGVVCGCFGYRCFKAIMFLSGLLFGSIVIFLLCYKERVLETQLSLEASAGIALGIGLLCGLVTMLLRSVGLFTTGLLLGLLLATAALVAAAPVLPPPSPWVPAGSLLGLALLCALLALQWPKALTVLSTGVFGAAVVVVCADYFVEGLALVLYVYDRLRLAPARPLCWPGWVVLGAWPLLGLLAVLLQWKLTADGFSHTDVILSRRQKRLQLLRIRQKEAKRRQSLAPPEGTYRRKPPPVKRYAGDVLAPSYIRSLRDRQLESGTAPAPPAAPEAACGPAAPPPRRRP
- the LOC141936554 gene encoding transmembrane protein 198-like isoform X2, which produces MYPPSRRGAAARCGCGEGGGGRSPTARRARGRPLGAEGGRGAQHPTPPSPRSPRAMEPGAPPAPHCALEPRPPYEPVPAALCALGALFGVVCGCFGYRCFKAIMFLSGLLFGSIVIFLLCYKERVLETQLSLEASAGIALGIGLLCGLVTMLLRSVGLFTTGLLLGLLLATAALVAAAPVLPPPSPWVPAGSLLGLALLCALLALQWPKALTVLSTGVFGAAVVVVCADYFVEGLALVLYVYDRLRLAPARPLCWPGWVVLGAWPLLGLLAVLLQWKLTADGFSHTDVILSRRQKRLQLLRIRQKEAKRRQSLAPPEGTYRRKPPPVKRYAGDVLAPDLPKRCTPRGPSPAPPPPPLEEP
- the LOC141936554 gene encoding transmembrane protein 198-like isoform X3, with protein sequence MEPGAPPAPHCALEPRPPYEPVPAALCALGALFGVVCGCFGYRCFKAIMFLSGLLFGSIVIFLLCYKERVLETQLSLEASAGIALGIGLLCGLVTMLLRSVGLFTTGLLLGLLLATAALVAAAPVLPPPSPWVPAGSLLGLALLCALLALQWPKALTVLSTGVFGAAVVVVCADYFVEGLALVLYVYDRLRLAPARPLCWPGWVVLGAWPLLGLLAVLLQWKLTADGFSHTDVILSRRQKRLQLLRIRQKEAKRRQSLAPPEGTYRRKPPPVKRYAGDVLAPSYIRSLRDRQLESGTAPAPPAAPEAACGPAAPPPRRRP